From the genome of Papaver somniferum cultivar HN1 chromosome 2, ASM357369v1, whole genome shotgun sequence, one region includes:
- the LOC113351463 gene encoding paramyosin-like, translating to MSEWERRGRGECTATSWSTYDPSQEGDYTPSSFVANYRSGTATNDDLAGFSASPHRNKTLLEGFKKLLLDEDPEGGTTNKHARHTSDVAWDRVSLAIYGPLLSGQFPPPAEPYPFWVVNIDRRSKADKEEVGGALSKDGEDLEDRLPLSHFLRKSPQKPSDISSTIAANRKFLEADTRRRELAELEGLRVQLQREQERTPGLERQLSETQADMSSMDADATSEYRLLKRKLEIELNHVDNLRQRIFNKDDKIDRQEDEIEHIRYELLRYHKFEYVPNEMDNVRASLSRVQGIAADKTLLADNLESQCGKLRLQIRYLHVDRKRILKEKDTTEGSNQELIEKLRRFDQLARDRQKASWSDQKKYFPTNEFNEHIYHELTSKVSSLECSLVKYEETVKVVLPLLEGKVKSLEEETARLKARETQLLGKVATAEAASTQLTLQLAAEKEKFKTELVTKVKEGVKAVAEKKRADPAAKKESPRSIPPKE from the exons ATGTCCGAATGGGAGAGACGAGGGCGAGGCGAGTGCACCGCTACTTCTTGGTCGACCTACGATCCTTCTCAAGAGGGAGACTACACCCCTTCCAGCTTTGTTGCCAACTATCGAAGTGGGACTGCTACGAATGATGACCTTGCTGGTTTTTCTGCCAGTCCTCATCGCAATAAGACTCTCCTAGAGGGATTTAAGAAGCTGTTGTTAGATGAGGATCCTGAGGGAGGAACTACTAATAAGCATGCCCGTCACACCAGTGATGTAGCTTGGGATCGAGTATCTCTTGCTATTTATGGTCCTCTTTTAAGTGGCCAGTTTCCACCTCCGGCCGAGCCTTATCCATTCTGGGTGGTTAATATTGATCGG AGGTCGAAAGCTGATAAAGAAGAGGTTGGAGGTGCTTTGTCGAAAGATGGTGAGGATCTCGAGGATCGGCTACCTTTATCCCATTTCTTGAGGAAGTCGCCTCAGAAACCTTCTGATATTTCGTCTACCATT GCTGCAAATAGAAAGTTTTTGGAGGCTGATACGCGGCGAAGAGAGTTAGCGGAACTGGAAGGTCTTCGTGTCCAGTTGCAGCGAGAGCAAGAACGAACCCCAGGATTGGAGAGGCAACTGTCCGAGACCCAAG CCGATATGTCTAGTATGGATGCTGATGCCACTTCGGAATATCGTCTGCTAAAGAGAAAGTTAGAAATTGAGCTGAACCATGTTGATAACCTCCGCCAAAGAATTTTCAATAAGGATGATAAGATAGATCGTCAAGAGGACGAGATCGAGCATATTCGATACGAACTACTTCGATACCATAAATTTGAGTATGTGCCTAATGAGATGGACAATGTTCGGGCGAGCCTCTCTCGGGTTCAAGGGATTGCTGCCGACAAAACTTTGTTAGCCGATAACTTAGAAAGTCAGTGTGGCAAGTTGAGACTCCAAATTAGATATTTGCACGTTGATCGCAAGCGGattttgaaggaaaaagataCTACCGAGGGGTCTAATCAAGAGTTAATAGAGAAGCTTCGCCGATTTGATCAG TTGGCACGTGATCGGCAGAAAGCTAGTTGGAGTGACCAGAAGAAATATTTCCCCACCAATGAATTCAATGAGCATATCTATCATGAGTTAACTTCGAAGGTTTCGTCCCTTGAGTGTAGTTTAGTTAAATATGAGGAAACCGTTAAAGTAGTTTTACCTTTGCTTGAAG GAAAGGTGAAGTCTTTGGAGGAAGAGACTGCTCGATTGAAGGCGAGAGAGACCCAGTTACTCGGAAAGGTGGCTACTGCTGAGGCGGCGTCGACTCAACTGACTCTTCAACTTGCTGCTGAGAAAGAGAAGTTCAAAACCGAGCTTGTTACAAAGGTCAAGGAAGGTGTAAAGGCGGTTGCCGAGAAGAAGCGAGCTGATCCTGCTGCTAAGAAGGAAAGCCCGAGGTCGATTCCGCCGAAAGAATAG